In Camelina sativa cultivar DH55 chromosome 13, Cs, whole genome shotgun sequence, the genomic window GTTATGTGGCGCGTAAGGATGAAACTAGAAAACAACAtaggaagaagcaaaaaaaaaaacaaaaaaaaattctgaaaagtCAGGAGGGATCAGGTTACCAAGTCAAATACACAATCAATCTCTCCAAGGTCTCAAACaaatgtcaaatttttatttaaaaaaaaaatctagttatAGTACTATATTGATCCATCCAAAGGTCTCGGAGGTAAGCGTCCTTCTCAAGCCACATCAATGGGAGTTTTACTGTCAATTctacaaaacacaaagagaCCAAACAACTCTTGAGTCATGTAAAACTATTTAAAGTTGttatcaacaaaattttatctTGTTGAAAACTTACACTGCATGCCAAAGCTTTACTCGATCTTCTCTCCCTCAATGCAgtggaattttcttttttctccccTTATCAACCGCATTGGCCTTTTCCTCAGCCTCCAGAAGAATCTTAATACATTTCATCTACAAGAAAACGCAACCGGAGTAAGTTTGGGTCTAAACCGGCGTAAAACTTTCTATAAATTAACCACATGCAAAGGGCAGATCGATTGATGGTTAGTGTCAACATTTGCTAGAGATGATTGTGTAAGTAACAAACTTGTAAAGTGAAGCGGAAGTTTGTAAAACCGTAAAAAGAGCTTCCAACTAAAATCTCACACAGTCAGGAATTAATAACACAATTTCTGTCTTGTTGCTAAGAAGAGATTGACATACCTTGGTATGCTCACATGCAATCTTCAGTGCTTTCCTTCCCTCGGAGACTTGTTCATCGTTATCATCACCAGATCCAGATGCCAGAGTTTTCAGATCCTGATTGGTCAAAGGAAATCAATGGACAGTGAGTTTGCAAGCTACCATCAGAGTAAATAATCCCAACTAAGGGTAGGTAAAAGATTAAGAGAGAGTATGAAGGAGTTTACCTCCACATCACCGAGAGTAGAAGTGTCGTGAACAATACTACTCATTGATTTACCTAGCTTTTTCAACACAATTTTGTCATTCCAgtacctaattaattaataccGGAAACAAAAACTCCGTCACCATGATACAggacagaaaataaaactaatatagtTTTTCTAAATGACACCTTGAAATACGTACTTGAGCATAGCAGCAGGAGGAGAAGCTTTGATCTCAGCTACTATAGATTCCAACTCTGCATCTTTTTCCAGCTGCACCATAAGCTCAGCAAATTTGTCTGATGCTTCAGGGTTCCCGAGAGCCTTTAGAGAGCTCTGCGGATCCTGACactgataaaataaaataaaataaaaagaaacatgagATTCAATGTCAGGATTAGCCCTCGAATATCGATTCGATTGCTATTTTTACCTCCATTAATTTCTGAATTTGAGGGTTCTCCAAAACAAGAGCCTTTCTGTTGTTGTACAGTTCTTCGTCAAACTCAGTGATGCTACCGTGTTGATTCCATGCGACTGGAATAGATCTCTGAAGCTCCTTAGCTAACTGGATATATCTAGGAACCGTATCAACTTTCTCAGCCGCCGATGATTCCaccatgttttcttctttctaaaaaaagaaataataaaccCAGAGTCAACTAGAAGAAGAATATATCCAAAAGCGTTGGATTCAgttactgtaaaaaaaaaaaaagaaagggaattACATCGATAACACTGGGACTGGGAGAATCTAAAGCATTGGATTCAAGAAGCCCATGCATATCCTTCGAATCAACTGCGGAAGCATATGGTTCAATCAATCAAtcgaaaaaaaaactgagataaAACAACAATCGGATATGACTCAAGCTCGATCGGGAGATACCTGAACCTGAAGGAGAAAGCGATTGCTCCATCGGATGAAtagaaaccctaaaacaaaaaaaaatcaaaataaaccaaacaacacaGGAATTAGGGAAGATTATCGGAATCGAGTCATGATCCAaaggaaaaataacaaaatcaaatgcGCTGAGGCGATACCTCAATCAATCGAAGCTAACGAGGAAGATGGAGATCGCAGTGGATAAAAAGGGTTATTACTTGTTCCGCttcctttttcttgatttctttagtACTATCAAATTACAATGGGCCTATAGGCTCAGATACCTcattcatatttcatattttcataatcataaagtatcaattacatatataagccttttttttctcaaattctttgagtattattatcCGGACTTACAGAAATGAGTATTTAATTTGCCCAAAAATGACAACATTGcccttttttctttcacaattctctcttctctctcacgattttctctcttttcttaacCCAATTTTTTTCCCTGTAACTTAATCTATGATTTGGAAGATGAATCTCTTTGGATCTGTGAGAGATTAATCGATATCTCCCAGTGTATGCACCTGGCCGCCGTCTATTCCGATGGGTAAAAAACCCACCCAATTATTTCTATCACCTTTGTAATTTCTTGTTTGGTTAATGGAAGATTGAAAGAGAAGTTTGATTTGATCAATGTTtatgattgatcccttgggttCACTAGATAGTATCCCCTTAGGGTATAGTTTTCTtcaaccaaaaagaaatagatTAAATCCATTGGTTTGGAGATGTGTTGGGGCGTTTGTATCTAAGAGGCCAAAAAAGATGGTGTCAAAGTGACGGAGATACTGTTGATGGAGTAGGAAGATGAGAAGCCATGATTTTGAAAGCATGGtcggaaaaagagaaaaggattgTGATCGGCGGCGGCAGAAAAGAAGTTGTTATTGTTTGTCCGGTGAAGAGAACGAAGGAGAAGATAGAAGGGCAAAAAcgaaattttctttaataaaaaatgcCTAAATCCAAGAGTCTGGGCTAGAGTACCCAATCTCAAATATTTGGCCCACAAAAGCCCCATTTTCATAAATATCCCTAATCATAAACCACCCCAAATTATATTGGCAGCATTTTTCCTGATTACATACTAtgctctctttttaaaaaatacccaCTTTTGaagtctattttcaaaaatatcttttttttgggagagttactagaatattacataaaagcttCTTTATTACAAAAGTAGCACACAATTGTTGgtaattactagaataaacTTTGTACCCATACTACCCCTCAAACTAGTGTTGAGAAAAAATGCaattacggctaatgccattagtgaaaaaaaaaacattgggaaCTGGGAAAAAGTCTACCGATTCTTTGATGGTACATTTATATAGGTGACTGATtgaaggtgtacgtcagatatttttggtacacttagttgtagtgttggtacacttatcggtctacatagatggtacacttagttgtagtgttggtacacttatcggtccACGCAGATGAAATCGAAAGATATATGATTTCGGTAGATTAAGTTGCGCTTTCATGATAGACTTATGTTTTTAGTGGGTATAACGATAAACGTAAAAGGGtgggaagatatttatggtagactaatggcctgttgcAATAGATTTATGCGACAGCCTTCGCTcgttacagatatttttggtatacattgtttgttttttgaaatagttttcgtaGTGTATTAGTAGACTTCTAGTATGTGGTAGATTTAGTAGACATTTTTGACAGCTGTAATGTCTTACCAGAATaatacgaatttgtttgagctgacAAAGACAGTCTAGtgttgcgatagacttattggaggatctatataactcactttttataagtttttaatttagaaatcagatgttgaaatgaaaatctataatagttgagtaaaaaccccacaagtgaaaccaaaaaaatagacataaatcgtgaaaaaataaagtgaagcagggaaaattagggttttcagtcgtatgttagaggtagaagacgaggatattctggtaatttcgggttcattaaacctaaaatcgaacgtgtacgtacatataaacgtgtacgtacatatgaacgcatacgtacataacgttcttgaGATAAGTGTATGTAGataacgttcttttgcttagtgtacgTCAATAAATCTGTTTTAAtgaacaatattattgtaattttgtagtcatcttcaacatatcttcttctataaccctagctaatattgtcgttgttgttcaccggaaatggaacaagtaagagatgttactagaaaaagtaagagatgttactagaacaacctatgtaattcgtaattgtttatttatcatattttcgagaggtaatgaacaataaccatacaaaattacattttaactatagagggtaatatttagataacataaatatataatactcagttcaactaggtacaactaaaaatatatttagatttgcatttatatttaaaatatgaaaatgataattaaggtttataagaatttctttacatattgaactattaaataaccatgtttaatcaacaatacaagaatttatcactttctaatatatactatcgttttcacataaaacactctttatagtataaggaagacttagtaagtgatcaccccaaatgaagcaaaagaggtgaaaaccaagtttttatgaacattgtgttatgaaaaacttgtatatgctaattaatagtGATAAATTTTGTGGCCAActactaatttataatttatattatagttcaACTAGAAATacgaaaaaaatgcaaaagttcaACTATGAATACGAGAGTACAACTGAACAACTATGGAGTCACAAACTTTTTGATTGAGTACCCTACAAactttttgatttttccttGAAAATGCTAGGGAGTGTTATAAGAATGGACACCACACTTGTGAGCACACTAGTACGAGACGACTTG contains:
- the LOC104734332 gene encoding ankyrin repeat domain-containing protein 2B encodes the protein MEQSLSPSGSVDSKDMHGLLESNALDSPSPSVIDKEENMVESSAAEKVDTVPRYIQLAKELQRSIPVAWNQHGSITEFDEELYNNRKALVLENPQIQKLMECQDPQSSLKALGNPEASDKFAELMVQLEKDAELESIVAEIKASPPAAMLKYWNDKIVLKKLGKSMSSIVHDTSTLGDVEDLKTLASGSGDDNDEQVSEGRKALKIACEHTKMKCIKILLEAEEKANAVDKGRKKKIPLH